In Desulfobulbus oralis, one DNA window encodes the following:
- a CDS encoding RT0821/Lpp0805 family surface protein, which translates to MKYLSILAILSLLALSACATGPSRGGIGAGVGAGIGAIAGQAIGHNTQGTLIGTAVGGLIGYMVGNEMDKYDRQQLDHMYERGVSNQTSSWVNPDTGYQYSVTPHSAYQSNNRWCRKAEIDSWIEGRKKTVTTTACRNENGQWEIQR; encoded by the coding sequence ATGAAATACCTGAGCATTCTGGCAATCCTTTCCCTGCTGGCCCTTTCGGCCTGCGCCACCGGACCCAGCCGGGGCGGCATTGGTGCGGGCGTGGGCGCCGGTATCGGCGCCATTGCCGGTCAGGCCATTGGCCATAACACCCAAGGTACCCTGATCGGCACTGCGGTCGGCGGCCTCATCGGCTACATGGTTGGCAACGAAATGGACAAGTACGACCGTCAGCAGCTCGACCACATGTACGAGCGCGGGGTGTCCAATCAAACCTCTTCCTGGGTCAACCCGGACACGGGTTATCAGTATTCCGTGACCCCGCATTCGGCCTACCAGTCCAACAACCGGTGGTGCCGCAAGGCTGAAATCGATTCCTGGATAGAGGGCCGGAAAAAAACCGTGACCACCACCGCCTGCCGCAACGAAAACGGGCAGTGGGAAATCCAGCGCTGA